The proteins below are encoded in one region of Spirochaetota bacterium:
- a CDS encoding alpha/beta fold hydrolase, whose amino-acid sequence MSYRTITIPYKDPLDATVYPCAQSVGTIVYSHGLFSSKDAYKINQIAPSLHDSGYTVISFSYGYTRHYTTVNPLTIALPQCADELNAVLEYAANTYNPNLHIIGSSMGGAIALYYAATVPYIFSIKSMSLIATPVHLNHLVRAIVPQGISGDYVTVGEYTIDAQSLQQMSTTELVKLIPRVDIPVCIIHGQNDDVVPVTHAHDIQKNLCVPHTMHIIPDGDHTLTSQKHVELILQYIVSWLKLHP is encoded by the coding sequence ATGAGCTATCGCACCATAACCATTCCGTATAAAGACCCCTTAGATGCAACCGTGTACCCCTGTGCTCAAAGTGTGGGTACCATTGTGTACAGCCATGGGCTTTTTTCTTCCAAAGATGCTTATAAAATAAATCAGATTGCACCATCTCTTCATGACAGCGGCTATACGGTAATAAGTTTCAGCTACGGATACACACGTCACTATACAACCGTAAACCCCCTTACTATTGCGCTGCCACAGTGTGCTGACGAACTCAATGCAGTGCTGGAATACGCCGCCAATACCTACAACCCTAACCTGCATATTATTGGTTCAAGCATGGGGGGTGCTATAGCGCTGTACTATGCAGCAACCGTGCCATACATTTTTTCTATAAAAAGCATGAGCCTTATAGCAACACCAGTGCATCTGAATCATTTGGTCAGGGCGATAGTTCCGCAAGGCATCTCAGGTGATTATGTAACCGTTGGCGAATACACAATTGATGCACAATCACTGCAGCAGATGAGTACCACTGAACTGGTGAAACTTATCCCCCGTGTTGACATCCCTGTGTGTATTATTCATGGGCAGAATGACGATGTTGTTCCGGTAACCCATGCCCATGACATTCAGAAAAATCTATGCGTACCCCATACCATGCACATCATCCCGGATGGTGACCATACGTTAACGTCACAAAAGCATGTTGAATTAATCTTGCAATACATAGTGTCATGGCTTAAACTGCATCCATAA
- a CDS encoding alpha-hydroxy-acid oxidizing protein translates to MKKTILVIGGGLLQVPVIQTAQKMGLQVIVTDYNPNALGMKYADIPIVMSTRDIEGSVRVAKKQHEITPISGVLTVGTDASATVAAVANALNLPGIKFEDAIAATNKIKMRTRFFEHGVPSPHFFPVWSLSDAKKACRVLGFPVVIKPSDNMGARGVVRIDNKNQIADAFTFAKSASPSGELIIEEFMEGHELSIDAVVFNGEVTFTGIADRIIEYPPHFVETGHTMPSQLPKEVQDSACEVMKAGIKALGIHLGCAKGDIKITKDGPKIGELAARLSGGFMSAYTYPLSTGVNLMRAAIEVALGQEPGNLEPLYNRVSIERAIITRPGIVKKICGVEEALKIPGIAEIFINVKPGDKVKKPTSNVEKAGHIIAVADTLEEAEEAVRKCKEMIKIEICDESELSMDTINISARERLRKVCYVCKQCNGKDCASGVPGMGGAGNGASFKRNSEALLNYKINTRVIHDVTNPDTSTSLFGINLSFPVMAAPITGAVTNLGGAIDELDYNIAVVKGCMDAGTIAFLGDGADPEKYKIAMEALTQFGGMGIPIFKPRANNDEIIKRIQAAEAAGAVAVGMDIDAIVFKTMELKHQAVKPKSLSELKSIISSTHLPFILKGIMNPRDAAIAVEAGAHAIVVSNHGGRVLDEMVGTMDVLEDIVREVQGHIHILIDGGFRTGVDILKALALGAEYVLIGRPIAIAAVGMGSEAVAYYLKSLQAELKKAMILTGCATIDDIISDIVRKIHHNSYQPLEVR, encoded by the coding sequence ATGAAAAAGACCATACTGGTAATTGGCGGAGGCCTTTTACAGGTTCCTGTTATACAGACAGCTCAAAAAATGGGGCTGCAGGTGATAGTTACTGATTATAACCCCAATGCATTAGGAATGAAGTATGCTGATATCCCTATTGTCATGAGTACCCGTGATATTGAAGGTTCAGTCCGCGTAGCAAAAAAACAACATGAGATTACCCCTATATCGGGCGTTTTGACGGTTGGTACTGATGCTTCAGCCACTGTCGCTGCTGTGGCTAATGCACTTAACCTCCCCGGGATAAAGTTTGAAGATGCCATTGCTGCAACCAATAAAATAAAAATGCGTACACGGTTTTTTGAACACGGTGTTCCCTCACCTCATTTCTTCCCGGTATGGTCTCTTTCAGATGCAAAGAAGGCATGCAGGGTGTTGGGATTTCCTGTAGTCATAAAACCATCTGATAATATGGGCGCCCGCGGTGTGGTACGTATTGATAATAAAAATCAGATAGCTGACGCATTTACATTTGCCAAAAGTGCATCTCCCAGTGGTGAATTGATAATAGAAGAATTTATGGAAGGTCATGAATTATCCATTGACGCTGTTGTTTTCAATGGGGAAGTGACCTTCACCGGTATTGCCGACCGTATCATTGAATATCCTCCCCACTTTGTTGAAACAGGCCACACCATGCCTTCACAGTTGCCAAAAGAGGTGCAGGACAGTGCCTGTGAAGTGATGAAGGCTGGCATCAAAGCTTTGGGGATTCATTTAGGCTGTGCCAAAGGCGATATTAAAATAACCAAGGATGGCCCAAAAATTGGGGAACTGGCTGCACGGCTTTCTGGTGGTTTTATGTCAGCGTATACCTATCCACTTTCAACGGGCGTTAACTTAATGCGTGCTGCTATTGAGGTAGCATTGGGACAGGAACCAGGCAATCTTGAACCATTGTATAACAGGGTATCCATTGAGCGGGCAATCATCACAAGACCCGGAATAGTAAAAAAGATATGCGGTGTAGAAGAAGCATTGAAGATTCCCGGCATTGCTGAAATATTCATTAATGTAAAACCTGGTGATAAAGTGAAAAAGCCAACATCCAATGTTGAAAAAGCAGGCCATATTATTGCCGTTGCTGACACCCTGGAAGAAGCGGAAGAAGCTGTTCGTAAGTGCAAAGAAATGATAAAAATAGAAATATGTGATGAATCAGAACTTTCCATGGACACCATCAATATTTCTGCACGGGAGAGGTTGCGTAAAGTATGCTACGTATGCAAACAGTGCAATGGCAAGGATTGTGCCAGCGGAGTCCCCGGCATGGGTGGAGCAGGCAATGGCGCTTCATTTAAACGAAACAGTGAAGCACTCCTTAATTATAAAATCAATACCCGCGTCATTCACGATGTAACCAATCCCGACACATCTACTTCACTGTTTGGCATCAACCTGTCTTTCCCTGTTATGGCAGCACCCATTACCGGAGCCGTTACCAATTTAGGCGGAGCGATAGATGAATTGGATTACAACATTGCCGTGGTCAAGGGTTGTATGGATGCAGGTACCATTGCATTCTTAGGTGACGGAGCAGACCCGGAAAAGTATAAAATAGCAATGGAAGCTTTAACTCAATTTGGCGGTATGGGCATACCCATATTCAAACCACGAGCAAATAACGATGAAATCATTAAACGCATTCAGGCTGCAGAAGCTGCAGGCGCTGTTGCCGTGGGCATGGATATTGATGCCATTGTATTCAAGACCATGGAATTAAAACATCAGGCAGTAAAGCCCAAAAGCTTAAGCGAGCTTAAAAGCATTATATCATCCACACACCTGCCATTTATACTCAAAGGCATTATGAATCCGCGCGATGCTGCAATAGCTGTTGAAGCAGGTGCCCATGCAATTGTAGTTTCTAATCATGGGGGCAGGGTACTTGATGAGATGGTTGGAACCATGGATGTATTAGAAGATATTGTGCGCGAGGTACAGGGGCATATCCATATATTAATTGACGGGGGTTTCAGAACTGGTGTTGACATTTTAAAAGCATTAGCATTAGGTGCTGAGTATGTGCTTATTGGTAGACCTATTGCTATTGCTGCCGTGGGAATGGGTTCTGAGGCTGTTGCATATTACCTTAAATCATTACAGGCCGAGCTAAAAAAAGCCATGATACTGACAGGCTGCGCAACAATAGATGATATAATCAGCGACATTGTACGTAAAATCCATCATAACTCATACCAGCCATTAGAAGTACGATAG